Below is a window of Vibrio gazogenes DNA.
TCGGCTACTTTCTGATGATTCAGGGTCACCCCGATAAGGCTATTCCTTATTTGCAGCAAGCTATTGATGAAAAGTCATCCTTCTATCAAGCCGCGCATGAAAATCTGGAAAGAGCGTTTGCTGAAGTAAACGCTTTAGCTCATCGGTAGTTATCGGCGTAACATCAACTCGACTCAAGTCCTTTCTGAATCAAAAACTGATACGGTTCTTGCTCGATTTGAGCTTCTAACAACTGATGATCCATAAACCGACAGAAGCTGGGAATATCGCGGGTTGTCGAGGGGTCATCGGCAATGACCAGTAACTTCTCTCCGTCTTTCATCGAACGAATGGTCTTTCTGACCATCATGACAGGTTCGGGACACCGTAATCCTTCTGCCTCTAATGTGTAGTCGGCTAATGATTTATCAATGGTCATGGCAGGGGCTTTGTTAGTCATTTGAATGTCAAATCATACTGCCGAAGAAAAAATATTCAATAACCTCTTGGCAAATGAAACTTTTTGTTTTAATTTATTTAACATGTTTGCAACATGACGTCGAGGAGCAAGGAATGCTGAACGAAATCGACAGACTAACTATCTATGCTCTGGCGGGATTTATCTCTTTTGGCGTGTTGGTGATGAGAACATCGGCGTCGGAACAAGCTTCACTCATGCCGGCATGGGGAGTGATTGCTGCAATG
It encodes the following:
- the tusA gene encoding sulfurtransferase TusA; translated protein: MTIDKSLADYTLEAEGLRCPEPVMMVRKTIRSMKDGEKLLVIADDPSTTRDIPSFCRFMDHQLLEAQIEQEPYQFLIQKGLESS